Below is a genomic region from Fusobacterium russii ATCC 25533.
GATGAAGGCTCAAGTGTTGGACTTCATGTATGTAATTCAATAAAAGAAGTAGAGGAAGCAATAGAAAAAATAAAAAACCCAATAATAGAAGAATATATCAAAGGCGAGGAGCTGACAGTTGGAGTTATGAATGGCAAAGCATTAGGAGTTTTAAGAATAATTCCTAAGGCAGCGGACATATATGATTATGATTCAAAGTATAAAATAGGAGGCTCAATTCATGAGTATCCTGCAAAAATAGATAATAAACTTTATAAGAAAGCCATGAAAGTTGCTGAAGATATTCATAGAGAATTGGGAATGAAAGGAATTTCCAGAAGTGATTTTATAATGCAAGATGATGAAATTTATTTTTTAGAAGTAAATTCTTCACCAGGAATGACAGAAACAAGTTTAATTCCAGATTTAGCAACATTACAGGGCTATATATTTGACGATATTATAAGAATAATGGTAGAAACATTTTCTAAATAAAAATTATTAGAGGAGAACGAATGTTTATAAGATTAATAATATTAGCTTTGTTTTCTTTCTTCATAATGCAGATACCGAATAAGTTTTTAAAACTAGATTATTTCAATTTAGTAGAAATAGAAGTTACAGAAAATTCAAAAATGTTACATACAGAATTGACAAATTTGAGAAAAAAACTATATAATAAAAACAACTTTGATATAGACTATAAGGAATTAGAAAAAATTTTAAAAAGTGATATAAGAGTTGAAAATGTTAGTATAGATGAGGTTGGCTTAGGAAGAATAAAAATAGATGTAACAGAAAAGGACTTTCTTTATTATGTCAGTATAAAAAAAGAAATTTTTATTGTTGATGGAGAGGGACAAATATTCGGCTACATAAATGAGAAAAAAAAGGAATCTGTTCCCTTAATAGTTGCAAGCTCACAGGAAGAAGTTAAAGAAATGACAAGCATATTAAATCAGATACAAGATAGAACATTATTCAAACATATATCTCAAGCTTATAAAAAGGCAGCGGACGACTACAGAATAGTTCTTAGAGATGGAGTTGAACTTAAAGTTAATAGTGAAGTTGGAGGTAATAAATATCGAATTTTAGAAATTCTTTATTCTGAAATGAAGAAAAGTAGAAAAATTGAGTATATAGACCTAAGATTCGATGACTATATAATAAAATACTTAGGAGATGAGGGATATGAAAAGCAATGAAATAATTAAGTTTGCTTTGGATATAGGAAACCATAGCATAAAATTACTTGCTGGAGAGATGAACTCAAAATGTGATAAAATTTCAATATTGAACTATGTCAAATTAAGAAGTAGAGGGATTAAAAAATCGAATATAGAAGACTCAGAAGAATTATACGAAAGTTTGAAAGAAGCGGTTGAAAAAATATCTCAAAAATTAAATTATCCAGTTGAAAAAATATCTTTAAGTATAGGAGGAGCAGGTGTTATATCTGCAACAAGAAATGTAAGATTATCTTTTCAAGAGAGAGAAATTTTAGAAGAAGATGTGGAAGAACTTCTGGTTCAAGCCAAAAAAAGACTTCTGGGAGCTAAGGATACAGATTTCTATAAGATACTTTATAAAGAAATTTATAATATAAGAGTAAATAACGCGGGTATAGTTAAGCAACCAGTTGGAATGTTAGCTAAAGATTTACAGGCAGATGTTCATATAGTTTATATAGATGAAGCCTATGTGGAAAAATATATAGAAGTAATTAATAAATTGGGCTTAGAAGTTGATGAAATTTATTTAAATTCTTATGTTTCAGCTAAAGGAACACTGGATGAGGAATCTAAAAAAATGGGGGTTGCATATGTAGATATAGGATATGCAACTACAGATATAATACTTTTAAAAAATTATAAAGTACTTTATACTAAGACTATACCTATAGGAGAAATACATTATATATCAGATATGATGCATATGCTTGGTCTGACAAGAGAAGATGCAATAGAAATCTTAGATAAATTTAAGAAAAAAGAAATTGATAAAGATAATACTATAAGATATGGAGCAAAAAAAGTTTCTTTGAGGGATATAAGAGATATTATACAAGCAAGAACAGGAGATATAATAGAATTTATAACTTCAACTATAGAGGGGTCAGGTTTCAATGGATACTTGGCTAAAGGAATAGTTTTAAGCGGTGGAGCAGTAGCAATAGATGGAGTTTCCGAGCAAATTGCAGCGAAGTCAGGTTATTTAGTTAGAAAAGAATTACCAATAGAAATAAAAGGCTTGAAAGATGCATTTTATAGTGATGCAGTGGTAACCGGTATATTTTTAGAAGATATGGAAAAAGAATACAGGAAATATATTCAAAGACTTGCTATGGAAGAAGAAAAAGCTAAAGAACTTCAAAATTCTACTGATGAAAAAGAGGAAGAACTTGAAGATATTCTGGATGAAGAAGACAGTGAAAAGAAAAGTCTATGGCAAAAATTTAAAGAATTTTTTTAAAGTATAATAAAATAAGAAGGATAAAATAAAATTTAAAATATAGCTAAGAGGAGGGTCTGTTATGAATGATGCAATAAAAAATCTTGTTAGGATAAAAGTAATAGGAGTAGGTGGAGGTGGTGGAAACGCCATAAATGATATGCTCTATTCGGGAGTAACTGGTGTAGAATATGTAGCAGCAAACACAGATAAACAAGACTTAGATAAATCTTTAGCTGATATAAAACTTCAAATCGGTGAAAAACTAACAAGAGGATTGGGAGCAGGAGCTGATCCACTTGTAGGAAGACAGGCAGCAGAGGAAGACATAGAAAAGATTCAAGAACTTTTAAAAGGTACAGATATGCTATTTATAACAGCTGGAATGGGTGGTGGAACAGGTACAGGAGCTGCTCCAGTCATAGCTAAAATAGCAAAGGAGCTTGATATTCTAACAGTTGCAGTAGTTACAAAACCATTTAGTTTTGAAGGAAAGAAAAGAGCTAATAACGCAACAAGTGGTATAGAACTTCTAAGAGAGAATGTGGATAGCTTGGTAATAATTCCAAATGATAAACTTTTTGACCTTCCAGATAAAACAATAACTTTACAAAATGCCTTTAAAGAAGCTAATAATATTTTAAGAATAGGTATTAAAGCAGTTGTTGATTTAGTAATGGGGCAAGGATTTATCAATCTTGACTTCGCAGATATAAGAACAACACTTAAAGATTCAGGTATAGCCGTTTTAGGATTTGGTGAAGGA
It encodes:
- a CDS encoding cell division protein FtsQ/DivIB — translated: MFIRLIILALFSFFIMQIPNKFLKLDYFNLVEIEVTENSKMLHTELTNLRKKLYNKNNFDIDYKELEKILKSDIRVENVSIDEVGLGRIKIDVTEKDFLYYVSIKKEIFIVDGEGQIFGYINEKKKESVPLIVASSQEEVKEMTSILNQIQDRTLFKHISQAYKKAADDYRIVLRDGVELKVNSEVGGNKYRILEILYSEMKKSRKIEYIDLRFDDYIIKYLGDEGYEKQ
- the ftsZ gene encoding cell division protein FtsZ, with the translated sequence MNDAIKNLVRIKVIGVGGGGGNAINDMLYSGVTGVEYVAANTDKQDLDKSLADIKLQIGEKLTRGLGAGADPLVGRQAAEEDIEKIQELLKGTDMLFITAGMGGGTGTGAAPVIAKIAKELDILTVAVVTKPFSFEGKKRANNATSGIELLRENVDSLVIIPNDKLFDLPDKTITLQNAFKEANNILRIGIKAVVDLVMGQGFINLDFADIRTTLKDSGIAVLGFGEGEGENRAMKAAEKALLSPLLEKSIQGADKILINLMTSPDVGLQESQTVAEIIREAAGKNIDDVMFGVSIVPEFTDRIEITIIANNFSDETEKSEPFINVDSNKNQEVKEKEKEEETADLDLPPWMRNKK
- a CDS encoding D-alanine--D-alanine ligase, which gives rise to MKIAVFMGGESSEREVSLRSGKAVLDSLKRQGFDAYAVELEAGNEILPFIENDYDLAYLALHGGNGENGKLQSVLDILEKKYTGSGVLASAITMDKRRTKMIAESIGIKVPRTFNKIEEINKFPVIVKPVDEGSSVGLHVCNSIKEVEEAIEKIKNPIIEEYIKGEELTVGVMNGKALGVLRIIPKAADIYDYDSKYKIGGSIHEYPAKIDNKLYKKAMKVAEDIHRELGMKGISRSDFIMQDDEIYFLEVNSSPGMTETSLIPDLATLQGYIFDDIIRIMVETFSK
- the ftsA gene encoding cell division protein FtsA — encoded protein: MKSNEIIKFALDIGNHSIKLLAGEMNSKCDKISILNYVKLRSRGIKKSNIEDSEELYESLKEAVEKISQKLNYPVEKISLSIGGAGVISATRNVRLSFQEREILEEDVEELLVQAKKRLLGAKDTDFYKILYKEIYNIRVNNAGIVKQPVGMLAKDLQADVHIVYIDEAYVEKYIEVINKLGLEVDEIYLNSYVSAKGTLDEESKKMGVAYVDIGYATTDIILLKNYKVLYTKTIPIGEIHYISDMMHMLGLTREDAIEILDKFKKKEIDKDNTIRYGAKKVSLRDIRDIIQARTGDIIEFITSTIEGSGFNGYLAKGIVLSGGAVAIDGVSEQIAAKSGYLVRKELPIEIKGLKDAFYSDAVVTGIFLEDMEKEYRKYIQRLAMEEEKAKELQNSTDEKEEELEDILDEEDSEKKSLWQKFKEFF